In the Campylobacter lari genome, CAAAGGCAGGCCAAGCTCACTCATAGCATTTAACGTAGGCTTTAACTTTTCTATATCAAAGCTTGAAATTCCATTATCTGAGTTGGTAGTGATACCTGCAGGATAAAGCTTGATAGCAAAAAGCTCATCTTTAGCTTTTTCTAAAAATTGCTCATCATAATCTTTAAAAAATAAAGTCATCAAAGGCGTAAAATCTTCATTTTTACACGCTTTTAAAATACGTTCTTTATAAGCTTTGAGTGCAGTTATTTCAGTAAGCGGGGTAATTAAATTTGGCATGATAACCCCTGCTTTAAAGTCTTTTGCGCTAAATGGGGCTACAAGTTCAAGCATGCTTTCATCGCGTAAATGTAAATGCATATCCAAAGGGTTTTTAAGTGTCATTTTATCTCCTATTTGAGTTTATATAAACCATTTTTGAGCTTTTCAAGCAAAGCTTTTTCTTCTAAAAATTTAAAAGTAGAAATGATGGTTGGTTTGCTGATGTTTAACCTTTTAGAAAGTTCTTCTATATTTGCAAAGACAAAGCCATCATCATCAGCATGAAGAGCTAAAAATTCTAAAATTTCAAAGCGTTTTTTACCAAAGATTTTCGCGCATAGTGTTTTTACTTTATCATCCATTCTCTAACCAAATCAAAAAGAATAAAACTCCAAGTAATTATAGCTAAAACCACGCTAAAAAACACCCCAGCGCTCGCACAATCTTTTGCTTTTTTAGCTAAGATGTGAAATTCGCTTGTGCAAAGATCCACACAAGCTTCTATGGCAGAATTTAGTGCTTCTACAATTAAAATTAGCACCAAAACAAATACAAGCACAAAATGCTCTAAAAAACTTACAGGCAAAAATAAGCTTGCAAAAATCAAAGGTAAAATAATGGCAAATTCTATCCTAAAAGCCATTTCATCTTGGAGTAAAAATTTAATTCCATTAAAGGCATAGCTTGCATTTTTAAATAAAGAATACTTTGGTTTCATTAAGGATTTTCCTTTAAATTTTTGCTAAATATATCATAATTTGCCTCATATTCTTTGCTATTTACACCAAAATACCCCAGCAAGCTTGAAAAAAGATTATCTTGAGAAAGTTTATAGTCTTTTTTGCTTTGTAAATCTTGGCTTAATTTGCTATCTTTACTCCAAAATATCATTGGTATATGTTTTTGTTCTTTTGGTGCTATTAAATAAGGCATACCATGAAGATAAATTCCATTTTCACCTAAACTTTCTCCATGATCTGATAAATAAAGTAAAGAAGCTTCTTTGGTAGGATTTTGCTTAAGCATATCTATAAGGCTTTTTATAATAAAGTCTGTATAAAGTAAAGTATTATCATAGGTGTTGATGATTTGTTCGTGTGAGCAGGTATTTAGCTCGTTTGTATCGCAAGTTGGTGTAAATTTTTTAAATGCATTTGGGTAGCGTTTGTAGTAAGTTGGCCCATGTGAGCCTTGCAAATGCACAACGATGATTTTGTTTGAATTTATATTTTCAAGTTCTTGTTTTACAAGTTCAAGTAAGCTTTCATCGTAATCTTTTGCAATGAGCTTGTGTTTTATACGATCGCAATTTCCTTTACAACCTCCCGAGTTATTACCAAACCAAACACTTTGCACTCCAACCTTTTGTAAGACATCTAAAACATTTTCTTCATACAATTCGTTTTCAAAACTTGCTCTTTTATGTCTTGAAAACATACAAGGCAAACTTCTTGCAGTAGCAGTGCCACAAGAGCTTACATCACTAAAATATACTAAATTTGGCTCATTTTTGGTATAAAAATTCGTATCATTTGTACTATATCCACCTAAAGAATAATTACTTGCTCTAGCAGTTTCGCCTATAACTAAAATCATAAGCTTAGTTGTGTTGGTATCTTTTAAGCTTGCATCATCTGAAATGATAGTTAGTTCTTTTTTACCTGCTAGTTTTTTCTTCGTAAATTCTATGCTTGAGTATATTGGGTAAAAAGGTAGATTATACATTCTAACGATATTGTATGATCTTAAAAAAGGCAAAAGTGTTTTTGAGCTAAGAGCCACTAAAGCAAAGCAAAATACCAAAGAAATCAAAAACAATACACTTTTTTTGAAAAAATATTTTTGATAATCAATCTTAGTAAAAATCACAAGCAAACTAGGAAAAATCACAAAGGCTAAAATATACAAAGCAAAGGAAAAATTAAAATAAGAAAAAAATTCCCTATTATCTGTTTCAATGACATTTTGTATCATATGATCATCGATTAAAACCCCATAATTGCTAACAAAATAACTACAAATAGCACAAGTGCTAAGTAAAAATATGCTTAAAATTTTGCTAATGTAGGGAAAATACACCAAAGATAAAACACTTAAAACCAAGAAAAAATAAATTCCAAAAAACACACTAAAAAGCATAGTATTTTGATCTATCTTTTCATATACAAACTCAAATAATGGAAAATTAAAGACCATGATAAAAACTGCATTAAGCAGGGTAAATTTTGTCCATGAAAGTTTTAGGTGCATTTTTTTCCTTTGGAATAAAATAAAAACTTAGTCTATTTGAATAAAATTAATAAATCGCATATAAAATAGCAACAAAAGAAGATTAGTAAAGGTATTTTATGAAATTATTATCATGGAATGTAAATGGCCTAAGGGCAATTTGTGATAAAAATGCACTGGATTGGATTGAAAAAGAAAAAATCGATTTTATAGGTTTTCAAGAAATCAAAGCACACGAGGATAAATTTCCAAAAAGAATTTATGAGTATCCTTTTAAACATATGTATTCAAATAGTGCTAAAAGAGCAGGGTATTCAGGTGTAATGAGCTTGTGTAATTTTGATTGTGAGGTAAAAAAATGTGAATTTTTTGATGATGATGAGGGTAGGGTTTTAGAACATAGCTTTAAAAATGTAGTTTTGTTTAATATCTACTTTCCAAATGGTCAAAAAGATGAAGAGCGTTTAAACTTTAAAATGAAATTTTATAATGATTTTTTAGTGTATTTAGATAAGCTTTTAAAAGAAGGTAAAGAAATCATCATATGTGGAGATGTAAATACTGCTCACCGTGAGATAGATTTAACCCACCCAAAAGCTAATGAAAAAACTTCAGGTTTTTTACCGATTGAGCGTGCTTGGATAGATGATTTGCTAAAATTAGGCTTTATTGATACTTTTAGACATATCAATGGCGATATTAAAGAAAAGTATTCGTGGTGGAGCTATAGAATGAAGGCAAGAGAAAGAAATGTAGGCTGGAGGATTGATTATTTTTTCATTTCTAATGGCTTAAAAGATAAGCTCAAAAATGCCTTCATAAGAGATGATATTTTTGGTTCAGATCATGCTCCTGTAGGAATAGAAATAGATATCTAAGATAAATGTTCAAATAAAATTTTAACTGCTAGTAAAATTAAAATCGTACCACCTAGAAATTCGGCTTTACTTTTGAGATAAGTGCCGAATTTGCTACCGATTTTTAAAGCTAGAATGCACATTATGAAAGTGATTGCACCTATACATAACAATGCTATAAATAAATCCACTTTTAAAAAGGCAAAACTCACCCCAACAGCAAGCGCATCAATACTAGTGGCAATAGCAAGAGCTATCATGGTTTTGAAATCAAATAAATTTGAATTTTCTTTACAACTATCCTTTTTGAAAGATTCCTGTATCATTTTACCGCCTATAATACTAAGAAGAATAAAAGCAATCCAATGATCAATTTTTTCTACAAAAGAACCAAAAGAAGAACCTAAAATATATCCAATAGCCAGCATTAAAGCTTGAAAACCACCAAAATATAGTCCAACTATTAAATAATGTTTTAATTTCAATTTTTTAACACTAAAGCCTTTGCATAGCGAAACCGCAAAAGCATCTGCTGCTAAAGCAAAAGACAAAACAATTAAGCTTAAAATATCCATTTTTTTCCTTGAATACTTAAATAGAGTGAAATTATATATTTTTACATAAAATAACAAATTAATTATTTATTAAGTAAAACATAGATATAATTTTCATTTCATAAAAAGAAAAACTACAAAATGGCCCATTCGTCTAGCGGTTAGGACATCGCCCTTTCACGGCGGTAACACGAGTTCGAGTCTCGTATGGGTCACCACTTCTTATTTTTATCCCCATTTTTTTGATAACTGTTGTTTTTTTTGTAAAAAAGCTACATTGTTTGAATTTGATATTTTCTTTTGTTTAAATTAAGTTAAAATTAAATTAAATATTATTAATATTCTCAAAATTTTTACCAATTATTTTTTAAATTTACATTGACTTCACACTTGTTTTTTAAAATGTACAAAAAGGAGGACAAAATGTATAGACCTAAAAACAAAAACGAGTTAATGAATTTGGTGCACAATGAAAGAATTTCTTTAAGAGATATAGATGTATCTTTGATTGATGATTTTTCTTATGTGTTTTATTATTCTAAAAGACTAGATTTTTTAGGTATTGAGCGTTGGGATGTATCAAATGCTAAAGATATGTCTTATATGTTTTATTGTTGCGAAAGTTTTAATGCAGATTTGTCGCGTTGGGATGTTTCTAAGGTTGAAAATATGGCAAGTATGTTTTTTAATTGCAAAAATTTCAATCAAGACTTATCAAAATGGAACACACAAAGTCTAAAAGATATGTCTTATATGTTTTTTAATTGTACTAAATTTAACCACTCTTTGTTGCATTGGAAGACTTCAAATGCTACTAGAATGGCGCATTGCTTTGAAAACTGCCATGCATATGAGCATAGCGTTGCAAATTGGGATGTACAAAATGTAATTACCATGGCCTATCTTTTCCATAATTGTAAAAATTTTCATCACGAACTAGATGAATGGAATATTCAAAAAGATTGCAATACTCAAAAAATGTTTGGAAATCGTGGCCTTGATAAAATTTATACCGTAAAAGGTATAGAGTTAGAATAAACAAAATTCACACATTTTTTGTGTGAATTTTTCTTTTATCTTTTTAAGTTTCTCATCAAGTTTTTGTACTACACTTATCTTTTTAAAGTGCTATTTTTAAGTACTTAGAGATTATTTTTTAGGAAAATTTCCATGAAAATAAAATTTATTATAAAAAGAGATAAGAGCCAAGTTGCATTTGATATTTTTAAAATCAAAAATGCTATTTTCAAAGCTAATATAAACTCCACAGATGAAAAATTAAACAAAGATTTTTTAGATAAGCTTTGTGATGAGGTTGTAGCTTTACTTGATGAAAAGCACACACAAGTAGAGCAAATTCAAGATAAAGTTGAAGAAGTTTTAATCAAAAATACCTTAGTCAATACAGCAAAATCTTATATTTTATACCGTCAAAAAAGAACACAAATTCGCAATGGTAGCTATGATTTGCTAAGTTTGTATGATGATTTAACTTTTAAAGATTCTAAAGAAGCTGATTTAAAAAGAGAAAATGCAAATATTAATTCAGATAGTGCTATGGGAATGATGTTAAAATATGGCTCAGAAGGTGCAAAATACTATGTAGATGAGTGTATTTTGCCAAAACATATCGCAAATGCACACAAAAACGGCGATATACACATACACGATAAAGACTTTTATATGCTAACACAAACTTGTTGTCAAATAGACTTATTGAAGCTTTTTGAAAAGGGTTTTAGTACAGGGCATGGAAGTTTGCGTGAGCCAAATGATATCAGATCTTATGCTTCTTTAGCTTGCATTGCCTTGCAGGCTAATCAAAATGAAATGCATGGGGGTCAGTCTATACCAAATTTTGATTTTGCTATGGCAAAAGGTGTGGTAAAGACTTTTCAAAAAGAGTATAAAAAGGCTATAAATGCTTTTTTTGAAATAAAATTAGAGCAAAACTTAGATGAGAGTTGCTTTGATAACACAAAATTTCAAGTTTCAAGCGAAAAAGAATGCTTCAAAGAGCTTTTAAGGCTTGATTTAAATAGCGATGAGAATTTTTTAAAACAAGCAAATGCTTATGCTTATAAAAGAGCATTAAAGCAAACCCAAGATGCAACTTTTCAAGCTATGGAAGCTTTAATACATAATCTTAATACTATGAACTCAAGAGCAGGAGCTCAAGTGCCTTTTAGCACGCTAAATTATGGTACCGATACATCTTTTGAAGGGCAAATGGTGATAGAAAATTTACTAAAAGCCACGATGAGAGGTTTAGGAAATGGTGAAACGCCGATTTTCCCTGTGCAAATTTTTAAAGTAAAAGAGGGTGTTAATTATAATGAAAAAGACCCAAACTACAAGCTTTTTAAACTTGCTATAGAATGTTCTTCTAAAAGACTTTTTCCAAATTTTAGCTTTTTAGATGCAAGTTTTAATGCAAAATACTATAAAAAGGGCGATTATAATAGTGAAGTAGCTTATATGGGTTGTAGAACTAGGGTTATGGCAAATGTTTATGATGAGAGCAAAGAAATCACAAGTGGTAGGGGAAATTTAAGCTTTACAAGTATAAATCTTGTGCGTTTAGCCATAGAAGCTAAAGGAAATTTAGAGCTTTTTTACTCACTTTTAAAAGAAAAATTAGAGCTTGTGTATGAGCAATTACTTCATAGGTATAAAATTCAAAGTCTAAAAAAGGTTAAAAATTTCCCGTTTTTAATGGGCGAGGGAATTTGGATAGATTCAGATACTTTAAAAGAAAATGATAGCGTAGAAAAAGTTATCGCACATGGAACTTTGGCTATAGGTTATATAGGACTTTGTGAGAGTTTAATAGCTTTGATAGGTTCTCATCATGGACAAAGTCAAGAAGCAAGGGAGCTTGGCTTACAAATCGTGCGTTTTATGCGTGAATTTGTCGATGAAAAAGCACTCAAAGATAAGCTGAATTTTTCACTCATAGCTACTCCAGCTGAGGGTTTAAGTGGAAGATTTTTAAAACTAGATCAAAAAAAATACGGTATTTTAAAAGGCATAACCGATAAAGATTTTTATACTAATTCTTTTCATATTCCTGTGGATTTTCCCATCAGTATCTATGAAAAAATTCAAATCGAAGCCCCATATCATGAGTTAAATAATGGCGGACATATTACTTATGTAGAATTAAATGGCGATGTGAGTAAAAACTTAGAAAGTTTTGAACGCATTATAAGATGTATGAAAGAAAGCAATATAGGCTATGGCTCGATTAATTTCCCACTAGATAGGGATCCCGTATGTGGTTATAGTGGCATGATAGATGAATTTTGTCCAAAGTGCCATAGAAAAGAAGATGATATTAAATTCGAACGCATAAGAAGAATTACAGGCTATTTAGTAGGAACGCTTGATCGTTTTAATGATGCTAAAAAAGCTGAAGTTCATGCAAGAATTAAACACGATTTTTCTTAGATTAGCTGGTGTTGTAAAAGAATCCATAGTCGATGGTTATGGATTTCGTTATGTGATTTTTACTCAAGGCTGCCCTCATCATTGCAAAGGTTGTCATAATCCACAAACGCATGATTTTAACAAAGGATATTTACAAGATTTAGCAAGTTTGTATGATGAGATTTGTAAAAATCCTTTGCTCCAAGGTGTTACTTTTAGTGGTGGGGAGCCTTTTATGCAAGCAAAAAATTTAAGCATTCTAGCAAAGCATATTAAGGCTTTAGGGCTTGATCTTACTATATATACAGGTTTTACTTATGAAGAGCTAGTGCAAGAAAAATCCATGAAAGAATTACTCGTTTTGGCTGATATTTTAATAGATGGTAAGTTTATTTTAGAGCAAAAAGACTTATCTTTAAAATTTAAAGGTAGTAAAAACCAACGCATTATCGATGTAGTAAAAAGCTTAGAGCAAGGCAAAGTAATACTTTTTGAAAAATAAAGACTCATTTAGTCTTTTTTAATTTAACTATGTTAGAATATCCATAAATTTAAAAAAAGGAGAACAATATGTTTGAATTAAGAAAACTACCTTATGAAGCAGATGCTTTTGGAGACTTTTTAAGCGCAGAAACTTTTGCATTTCATCATGGAAAACACCACCAAACTTATGTAAATAACCTAAACAATCTTATCAAAGATACTGAATTTGCAGGAAAAGATTTAGTTTATATTATACAAAATTCAAATGGTGGAGTTTTTAACAACGCTGCTCAAGTGTATAATCATGACTTTTATTTTGACTGCATTAAGCCAAAAACATGCTGTGGCTGTGGCTGTTCTTTGAGCGCTGAGTTTAAAGCAGCGGTTGAAAAAGACTTTGGTTCTATGGAAAATTTAAAAGAAGAATTTATTAAAGGAGCTACAGGAGTATTTGGTTCTGGTTGGTTTTGGCTAGTTTATAACACTCAAAATCAAAAATTAGAACTAGTAGCTACAAGCAATGCTGCTACACCTATCACTGAAGGTAAAGTTCCGCTTTTAGTAGTTGATGTATGGGAGCATGCTTACTATGTAGATCACCGCAATGCGCGCCCTGCGTATTTAGAAAAATTCTACGCGCACATTAACTGGGAATTTGTAGCAAAAGCTTATGAATGGGCTATTAAAGAAGGTATGAACTCAGTAAGCTTTTATGCAAACGAACTTCATCCACTAAACTAAAATAAAATCTCTTAGAGTTTCTAAGAGATTTTATTCTAAAACAACACCTTCATTTAATACAACTTCACCTATTACATAAGCGTCTGAGTTTTCTAAAACTTTTCCTACATTAGATGGATCTATTACCATAACTAAGCCCACACCCATATTAAAGCTTCTATACATTTCAACTTCTTCTACACTTTGGCCTATTTGGTAAAAAATTTCAGGAGTTTTTAAATGATGTTTTCTGATGATTGCGCCTATTCCTCTTGGGAAAACTCTAGGTAAATTTTCTACCAAACCACCACCTGTTATATGAGCTAGTGCATTAATGAATGGTTTTAATTTTAAAAAGTCTTTTACATAAATTCTTGTAGGTTCAAGTAAGATATCGATTAAATTTTTACCCTCTATTTTATCATCAAATTTAAGCTTTTGTGCTTCAAATAATACTTTTCTAGCTAAAGAATACCCATTAGAATGAAGCCCGCTACTAGGTAGAGCTAGTAAAATATCTCCATTTTTTACAAAATTTCTTCTATCGATTTCATCTTTTTCAGCCATACCCACTGAAAAACCTGCTAAGTCAAAATCATTGCTATGATACATTCCAGGCATTTCAGCAGTTTCTCCGCCTATTAAGGCACAATTTGCTTTTTTACAACCATTAGCAATCCCTGCTACGACTTTTTTAGCAACTTCTACATCTAACTTTGCAGTTGCATAATAGTCTAGAAAAAACAAAGGCGTAGCAAAATTGCAAATTAAATCATTTACACACATTGCTACTAAGTCCTCGCCTATGGTATCAAATTTTTGACTATCAATAGCAAGGCGCAACTTCGTACCTACTCCATCAGTTGCTGCTAGCATAACAGGATTTTTAAAACCACTTGGTATAGCAAAAGCACCTGAAAAAGAGCCTATGCCACCTAAAACATTTTCATTAAAAGTTTCTTTTACTAAAGGCTTGATTGCTTCTACAAAAGCATTGCCATTATCTATACTTACGCCCGCATCTTCATAGCTTATATTCATTTATCTTCCTTTAAGAATTTAAAAGGTATTTTAACTAAAAATGTTTTAAGGCTAAATTATGCAAAATGCTTATTTTGTAACTTCAAGTATAGCGGGTGGAAAGTCAAGCTTTATAAAAATAGTTCAAAATTTGGGTTTTGATACTTTAAGCGCAGATACAATAGCTCATGAGCTTTTAAATGAAAATGCAAATTCCATAGCTAAGCTTTTTAATGATGATGATTTAATCATAGCAGGAAAAATAGATAGAAAAAAACTTGGTGCTATTGTATTTAATAATTTAAATGCCAAAAAAAAGTTAGAAGATTTTTTACATCCTAAAATCAAAGAAGTAATTTTGCAAAAAGCCCAAATTTTAGATAAAAAAAACAAAGCTTTTTTTATAGAACTGCCTTTATTTTTTGAAAACAATCACTATCAAAATTTAGGAAAAAGTATATTAATTTATACGCCAAAAGAACTTCTACTTCAAAGACTAATACAAAGAGATAATTTAGATGAAAATGAAGCCTTAAAAAGAATTAATTTACAACTTGATATAGAAGAAAAACTAAAAAAAGCAGATTTTGTGATAAAAAATACTTCAGGTTATGAAAATTTTGAGAAAAATGTGCTAAATTTTTTAAAACACACTTTAAAGGTAATGGATGAAATTTTATAAGTACTGTGCAAGTGGAAATGATTTTGTAGTATTTGCAGATAGTGAAAAAAAAGATCGTAGCGAGTTAGCCAAAATTCTTTGTAATCGTTATGAGGGTATAGGCGCTGATGGACTTATAGTAGTTGTGCCTCATGATAGATATGATTTTGAATGGGAATTTTATAATTGTGATGGGAGTAAGGCAAGTATGTGTGGTAATGGCTCGCGTGCAGCAGCGCATTTTGCCCATCATTATTTAAAAAAATCTCAATATTTAAATTTCTTAACCGGCGCAGGGCTTATAAAGTCTTTTGTTGATGATGACATAGTTGAAATAAAACTTAGCGGGGTAAAGGATATCAAAGAAGCTTTTGAATATAAGGGTAGAATTTGGCAAGGTTGTAATACCGGAGTTCCACACATAGTAACCTTTGTTGATGATTTAAATGAATTTGATATAAATTTATGCAAGGAAGTGCGTAAAAAATATAATGCAAATGTTAATTTTGCTAAAGTGGAAGATGATGAGTTTATAAGAGTTAGAACTTATGAACGTGGAGTAGAAGATGAGACTTTAGCTTGTGGTACGGGCATGGGGGCTTGTTTTTATCTAGCGTATTTAAATCAAAAAGTTAAAGATGATATTTTGGTAAAACCAAAGAGTAATGAAAGTTTGTATTTTAGATTAGAAGAGGATCAAATATTTTTTAGAGGAAAGGTGAAGTGCTGTTTTGAAGCTGATTATAATTTTACTTAGTAGTGTCTTATTTTTAAAAGCTGAATTTATAGCAGGTTTTGATGAGCAATACTATACTTTAAGTATAAAAGAAAAGCGTGAAGTTTTTATCAAAAAAATCAATGCTTTATTAGATGTTTCTTTTAAAGAGATAGAAAAGGAAAAAGAATTTGTAAATATTTTTTTTAGGGAAGCTTTAAAGAATAATTTTAGAAAACTAAATTCTAATGCTGTGCAAAAACTATGGTCTTTAAAAGAAAAATATCGCGTTAAAAATTTATACGATCATAAAGAATATCAAATGCGTATCCAAAAGGTACCAAAGTCTTTAGCTATAGCTCAAGCTATTATTGAAAGTGCAACTGGTACAAGTCGTTTTGCTAAAGAGGCAAATAATTTATTTGGAGAATGGACTTGGGGTGAAAAAGGTTTAATTCCAAAAGAAAGAGGCGAGGGTAAAACTCACAAAATTCGTATATTTGATAGTTTGCAAGAAAGTGTGGATTCATACTTGCTTAATTTAAATCGCCATGATGCTTATAAAGAATTTAGATCTTGGCGGTGGGATACTATAAGTGAAAATAAAAAACTTGATGGTAAAGAAGCAGCAAGTCATTTAGAAAAATACTCAGAGATTAAAAGTAATTATACTAAGCTCATTATTTCTATTATAGAACAACATAATCTTGATGAGTTAGATTAGTTACCCAAAGCCCACTCATCAAAAGGTAAAATCATCACACGAACCCCTTCTATGAAAAACTCATCTCTTTGCGAAAGTGTGATGATATAAATAGTCGAAAGTGCGAGTTGGTTTTTACTAAGTATTTTTTTGACTTTTAAGCTAAGCAAATCTTTATCTTTAAAGGGTGAGCATAAAAATGCATTTTTAAGACTTGGTAAGTAAAAATCAAAATGCTTAGTATAAAAAATTTCTTGCTTAAATTTGAACAACTCGCTTAAAATCAAATTTTCAAACAAAGCACTAAAGTCTTTTTGTATGCTTAGAGAATTTTTTAATGAAAAGTCCCAAAAATATACTTTTTTTAAATTTTTTTCAAGATTTTTTACAAAATACAAAGTGTAGTTTGATTCTAGTTTTTCTATGCTTTTATATAAGGTATCTTTGGAAATTTTTATACTATTTTTTAGAGTTTTTAATAACTCATTAACGCTAAATTCATTCCCAAGTTCTAAGGCAATTTGTTTGAGTATAGTAAGCTCTAATGGGGTATAAAAGCTTTTTAAGTATGATGAATTTGTGTTAAAGTTGTGATTTAAAATCACATTGCGTCCTGTGTGTAAAAAATAACTTACCATGGTTTTGGTATCAGCATATTTTTTATTTAAGCTTAAAAATTCTTCAAAATCTAAATAATCTAAATGAAGTTCTTCAAACTGATCTAAGCAAAAATTACTATCACAAACGCTAAGTATGATTTGCAAGTTAAGATGTTTTAAACTAGCAAAGTCAAAATCATGAGCAAAATTACACAAAGCTAGAAATTTAATTTGCGGATTATAAGTTAAAAACGAATTTAAATTTATTAAAGCACTTGCTTGAAATTTTAAATCATCACAATCGATAAAAAGTATATTTTCTGCTTTATATAAAGACAAAAAATTTAAAATTAAATTTTTCTTACCACTTGCAAAACCACCTTTTATGACGATGTTTTTATGGGTTTGGATTTGAATTTTTCTTTCATCAAATTTTTGAAATTTTGGGTAATTATCGTAAAAAAATTGTAGTGATTTCATAGATTTCTTTATACTAAATG is a window encoding:
- a CDS encoding helix-turn-helix domain-containing protein, with protein sequence MDDKVKTLCAKIFGKKRFEILEFLALHADDDGFVFANIEELSKRLNISKPTIISTFKFLEEKALLEKLKNGLYKLK
- a CDS encoding exodeoxyribonuclease III, whose amino-acid sequence is MKLLSWNVNGLRAICDKNALDWIEKEKIDFIGFQEIKAHEDKFPKRIYEYPFKHMYSNSAKRAGYSGVMSLCNFDCEVKKCEFFDDDEGRVLEHSFKNVVLFNIYFPNGQKDEERLNFKMKFYNDFLVYLDKLLKEGKEIIICGDVNTAHREIDLTHPKANEKTSGFLPIERAWIDDLLKLGFIDTFRHINGDIKEKYSWWSYRMKARERNVGWRIDYFFISNGLKDKLKNAFIRDDIFGSDHAPVGIEIDI
- a CDS encoding diacylglycerol kinase translates to MKPKYSLFKNASYAFNGIKFLLQDEMAFRIEFAIILPLIFASLFLPVSFLEHFVLVFVLVLILIVEALNSAIEACVDLCTSEFHILAKKAKDCASAGVFFSVVLAIITWSFILFDLVREWMIK
- the nrdG gene encoding anaerobic ribonucleoside-triphosphate reductase activating protein → MQELNTIFLRLAGVVKESIVDGYGFRYVIFTQGCPHHCKGCHNPQTHDFNKGYLQDLASLYDEICKNPLLQGVTFSGGEPFMQAKNLSILAKHIKALGLDLTIYTGFTYEELVQEKSMKELLVLADILIDGKFILEQKDLSLKFKGSKNQRIIDVVKSLEQGKVILFEK
- a CDS encoding phosphoethanolamine transferase — translated: MHLKLSWTKFTLLNAVFIMVFNFPLFEFVYEKIDQNTMLFSVFFGIYFFLVLSVLSLVYFPYISKILSIFLLSTCAICSYFVSNYGVLIDDHMIQNVIETDNREFFSYFNFSFALYILAFVIFPSLLVIFTKIDYQKYFFKKSVLFLISLVFCFALVALSSKTLLPFLRSYNIVRMYNLPFYPIYSSIEFTKKKLAGKKELTIISDDASLKDTNTTKLMILVIGETARASNYSLGGYSTNDTNFYTKNEPNLVYFSDVSSCGTATARSLPCMFSRHKRASFENELYEENVLDVLQKVGVQSVWFGNNSGGCKGNCDRIKHKLIAKDYDESLLELVKQELENINSNKIIVVHLQGSHGPTYYKRYPNAFKKFTPTCDTNELNTCSHEQIINTYDNTLLYTDFIIKSLIDMLKQNPTKEASLLYLSDHGESLGENGIYLHGMPYLIAPKEQKHIPMIFWSKDSKLSQDLQSKKDYKLSQDNLFSSLLGYFGVNSKEYEANYDIFSKNLKENP
- a CDS encoding manganese efflux pump MntP — its product is MDILSLIVLSFALAADAFAVSLCKGFSVKKLKLKHYLIVGLYFGGFQALMLAIGYILGSSFGSFVEKIDHWIAFILLSIIGGKMIQESFKKDSCKENSNLFDFKTMIALAIATSIDALAVGVSFAFLKVDLFIALLCIGAITFIMCILALKIGSKFGTYLKSKAEFLGGTILILLAVKILFEHLS
- the sodB gene encoding superoxide dismutase [Fe] — protein: MFELRKLPYEADAFGDFLSAETFAFHHGKHHQTYVNNLNNLIKDTEFAGKDLVYIIQNSNGGVFNNAAQVYNHDFYFDCIKPKTCCGCGCSLSAEFKAAVEKDFGSMENLKEEFIKGATGVFGSGWFWLVYNTQNQKLELVATSNAATPITEGKVPLLVVDVWEHAYYVDHRNARPAYLEKFYAHINWEFVAKAYEWAIKEGMNSVSFYANELHPLN
- a CDS encoding anaerobic ribonucleoside triphosphate reductase, which encodes MKIKFIIKRDKSQVAFDIFKIKNAIFKANINSTDEKLNKDFLDKLCDEVVALLDEKHTQVEQIQDKVEEVLIKNTLVNTAKSYILYRQKRTQIRNGSYDLLSLYDDLTFKDSKEADLKRENANINSDSAMGMMLKYGSEGAKYYVDECILPKHIANAHKNGDIHIHDKDFYMLTQTCCQIDLLKLFEKGFSTGHGSLREPNDIRSYASLACIALQANQNEMHGGQSIPNFDFAMAKGVVKTFQKEYKKAINAFFEIKLEQNLDESCFDNTKFQVSSEKECFKELLRLDLNSDENFLKQANAYAYKRALKQTQDATFQAMEALIHNLNTMNSRAGAQVPFSTLNYGTDTSFEGQMVIENLLKATMRGLGNGETPIFPVQIFKVKEGVNYNEKDPNYKLFKLAIECSSKRLFPNFSFLDASFNAKYYKKGDYNSEVAYMGCRTRVMANVYDESKEITSGRGNLSFTSINLVRLAIEAKGNLELFYSLLKEKLELVYEQLLHRYKIQSLKKVKNFPFLMGEGIWIDSDTLKENDSVEKVIAHGTLAIGYIGLCESLIALIGSHHGQSQEARELGLQIVRFMREFVDEKALKDKLNFSLIATPAEGLSGRFLKLDQKKYGILKGITDKDFYTNSFHIPVDFPISIYEKIQIEAPYHELNNGGHITYVELNGDVSKNLESFERIIRCMKESNIGYGSINFPLDRDPVCGYSGMIDEFCPKCHRKEDDIKFERIRRITGYLVGTLDRFNDAKKAEVHARIKHDFS
- a CDS encoding BspA family leucine-rich repeat surface protein, with protein sequence MYRPKNKNELMNLVHNERISLRDIDVSLIDDFSYVFYYSKRLDFLGIERWDVSNAKDMSYMFYCCESFNADLSRWDVSKVENMASMFFNCKNFNQDLSKWNTQSLKDMSYMFFNCTKFNHSLLHWKTSNATRMAHCFENCHAYEHSVANWDVQNVITMAYLFHNCKNFHHELDEWNIQKDCNTQKMFGNRGLDKIYTVKGIELE